The following are encoded together in the Nocardioides thalensis genome:
- a CDS encoding sugar kinase encodes MIEIRPAGECDFDVVALGEVMLRLDPGEQRIRTARRFDVWEGGGEYNVARALSSVFGLRASAVTALVDNEVGRLIEGLVRQGGVDTSLIQWVPFDGIGRRARNGINFTERGFGVRAALGVSDRAGTAISNLPPGAVDWDDLFGRRGVRWLHTGGVFAGLSEHSADVAEEAMAAAHRHGTVVSYDTNYRPSLWVDRGGPESAREVNLRLAPHVDVLIGNASDFSAEPAQDFATAAPALAERMPWLEVIASTRRTVHSASDNDWQGVAWSPGTGVVTSTARDHLAVLDRVGGGDGFASGLLYGLLHGEDLAAAVELGAAHGALAMTTPGDASMATLAEVRALADGGTAGVRR; translated from the coding sequence ATGATCGAGATCCGGCCCGCCGGCGAGTGCGACTTCGACGTCGTCGCGCTGGGCGAGGTGATGCTCCGCCTGGACCCGGGGGAGCAGCGGATCCGCACCGCCCGGCGCTTCGACGTGTGGGAGGGCGGCGGCGAGTACAACGTCGCGCGTGCCCTGAGCAGCGTGTTCGGGCTCCGCGCGAGCGCCGTCACCGCCCTGGTCGACAACGAGGTGGGCCGCCTGATCGAGGGCCTGGTCCGCCAGGGCGGCGTCGACACCTCGCTCATCCAGTGGGTGCCGTTCGACGGCATCGGCCGGCGTGCCCGGAACGGGATCAACTTCACCGAGCGCGGGTTCGGCGTCCGCGCCGCGCTCGGCGTCTCCGACCGCGCCGGTACGGCGATCAGCAACCTGCCGCCCGGCGCCGTGGACTGGGACGACCTCTTCGGTCGCCGCGGTGTGCGTTGGCTCCACACCGGCGGGGTGTTCGCCGGCCTCTCGGAGCACTCCGCGGACGTGGCGGAGGAGGCGATGGCGGCGGCCCACCGGCACGGCACGGTCGTCTCCTACGACACCAACTACCGCCCCAGCCTCTGGGTGGACCGCGGCGGGCCGGAGAGCGCTCGCGAGGTCAACCTCAGGCTCGCACCGCACGTCGACGTACTCATCGGCAACGCCTCGGACTTCTCCGCCGAGCCTGCCCAGGACTTCGCGACCGCGGCGCCGGCACTCGCCGAGCGGATGCCGTGGCTGGAGGTCATCGCGTCGACACGGCGCACCGTGCACTCCGCCAGCGACAACGACTGGCAGGGGGTCGCCTGGTCGCCCGGAACGGGGGTCGTGACCTCGACCGCCCGCGACCACCTCGCGGTCCTCGACCGCGTCGGCGGCGGCGACGGGTTCGCCTCCGGCCTGCTCTACGGCCTGTTGCACGGGGAGGACCTCGCCGCCGCGGTGGAGCTCGGTGCGGCCCACGGCGCCCTCGCCATGACGACCCCGGGCGACGCCTCGATGGCGACCCTCGCCGAGGTCCGAGCCCTGGCCGACGGCGGCACCGCCGGCGTCCGCCGCTAG
- the kduD gene encoding 2-dehydro-3-deoxy-D-gluconate 5-dehydrogenase KduD: protein MTHTPGAGRTSPFDLTGRCAAVTGAGRGLGQAVAIGLAEAGADLVLLGRPGSQTATEKAIRELGRDVEVVDLDVADLGAVERVAAEVTRDRQVDILVNNAGIIDREDAVAVTEEAWSRVVDTNLTGLFFLCQAFGRPMVERGHGKIVSIASLLSFQGGLRVASYAASKHAVAGVTKALANEWAPRGVQVNAIAPGYIATDNTAPLRADADRSRSILERIPAGRWGDPQDIAGAAVFLSSAAADYVNGHVLVVDGGWMAR, encoded by the coding sequence GTGACCCACACGCCTGGCGCAGGGCGTACGTCGCCCTTCGACCTCACGGGCCGGTGCGCGGCCGTGACCGGGGCCGGTCGCGGCCTCGGGCAGGCGGTGGCGATCGGCCTCGCCGAGGCGGGCGCCGACCTCGTGCTGCTGGGCCGCCCCGGCAGCCAGACGGCGACCGAGAAGGCGATCCGCGAGCTCGGACGCGACGTCGAGGTCGTCGACCTCGACGTGGCCGACCTCGGCGCCGTCGAAAGGGTCGCCGCCGAGGTGACCCGCGACCGCCAGGTCGACATCCTGGTCAACAACGCCGGGATCATCGACCGCGAGGACGCCGTCGCGGTCACCGAAGAAGCGTGGAGCCGGGTCGTCGACACCAACCTGACCGGGCTGTTCTTCCTGTGCCAGGCGTTCGGCCGGCCCATGGTCGAGCGCGGCCACGGCAAGATCGTCAGCATCGCCAGCCTGCTGTCCTTCCAGGGCGGCCTGCGGGTGGCGTCGTACGCCGCCAGCAAGCACGCCGTCGCGGGCGTCACCAAGGCGCTGGCCAATGAGTGGGCGCCGCGCGGCGTGCAGGTCAACGCCATCGCCCCCGGCTACATCGCCACCGACAACACCGCGCCCCTGCGCGCCGACGCCGACCGCTCGCGGTCGATCCTCGAGCGCATCCCCGCCGGTCGCTGGGGCGACCCCCAGGACATCGCCGGCGCCGCGGTGTTCCTCAGCTCGGCCGCCGCCGACTACGTCAACGGGCACGTCCTCGTCGTCGACGGCGGATGGATGGCCCGATGA
- the eda gene encoding bifunctional 4-hydroxy-2-oxoglutarate aldolase/2-dehydro-3-deoxy-phosphogluconate aldolase, whose amino-acid sequence MTGAHVLEPHRVVPVVVLHDAGSAGDLGAALASGGLPVAEVTFRTAAAPDALRTLAERGDLLVGAGTVLTPDQVDIAHDCGARFVVSPGLSADVVRRCQEIGMPVLPGTSTATEIMRALELGVGTVKFFPAEQCGGVGMLKALSAAFPDVRFVPTGGIAADSAAAYLDLPPVLAVGGSWMVPPDLVRQGRWDEVAALCAETVARLPPSP is encoded by the coding sequence ATGACCGGAGCCCACGTTCTGGAGCCGCACCGGGTCGTCCCGGTCGTCGTACTGCACGACGCCGGATCAGCCGGCGACCTCGGTGCGGCTCTAGCCTCCGGCGGCCTGCCGGTGGCCGAGGTGACGTTCCGGACCGCGGCGGCACCCGACGCGCTGCGGACGTTGGCGGAGCGCGGCGACCTGCTGGTGGGCGCGGGCACGGTGCTCACGCCCGACCAGGTCGATATCGCCCACGACTGCGGCGCCCGCTTCGTCGTCTCGCCCGGCCTCAGCGCCGACGTCGTACGGCGCTGCCAGGAGATCGGGATGCCGGTGCTGCCGGGCACGAGCACGGCCACCGAGATCATGCGGGCGCTGGAGCTCGGGGTCGGCACCGTGAAGTTCTTCCCCGCCGAGCAGTGCGGGGGAGTGGGGATGCTGAAGGCGCTGTCGGCGGCGTTCCCGGACGTGCGGTTCGTGCCGACCGGTGGCATCGCCGCCGACTCCGCCGCCGCCTACCTGGACCTGCCCCCGGTGCTCGCCGTCGGCGGCAGCTGGATGGTCCCGCCGGACCTGGTCCGGCAGGGGCGCTGGGACGAGGTGGCCGCGCTCTGCGCGGAGACCGTCGCCCGGCTCCCCCCGAGCCCGTGA
- a CDS encoding ABC transporter permease — MTTPAEDVDVASARPRPRRGLSLRDAGPPIALVVIFLVFAVLSSEFRTFDNVQNIMDAAAVLAVVTCGITFVLMMGSIDLSAPGVMGASAIAVALLVANNRNDNDLGLIGVLVAILLAAGLGCLSGLALVLLKVPSFMTTLGASAIGLGIATLLFNGVQPNITDGMLESWAVDRFLGFSYLTWIAVACVLVGWLIQRYTRLGRYAFAIGGAEEVLSLSGVNVAPYKVAVFTLAGAFYGLGGVMVTSQLGAGLVQAGDGYDFSAITAAVVGGTLLTGGRGGVLHSAVGVLVIMVLTNGLVQIGVSPYWQGGVQGLIVVAAVAAAVLPQRRRNQVVK, encoded by the coding sequence ATGACCACCCCTGCCGAGGACGTCGACGTCGCTTCGGCGCGCCCCCGTCCTCGGCGGGGGTTGTCCCTCCGGGACGCCGGGCCCCCGATCGCCCTGGTCGTGATCTTCCTGGTGTTCGCGGTGCTGAGCTCGGAGTTCCGCACCTTCGACAACGTTCAGAACATCATGGACGCCGCCGCGGTCCTGGCCGTCGTCACCTGCGGCATCACGTTCGTGCTGATGATGGGGTCGATCGACCTCTCCGCACCCGGCGTCATGGGCGCCTCCGCCATCGCGGTCGCGCTCCTGGTCGCCAACAACCGCAACGACAACGACCTCGGGCTGATCGGCGTGCTGGTGGCGATCCTGCTGGCCGCCGGTCTCGGTTGCCTCAGCGGCCTCGCGCTGGTGCTGCTGAAGGTGCCGTCGTTCATGACGACGCTCGGTGCGTCGGCCATCGGCCTCGGCATCGCGACGCTGCTCTTCAACGGCGTGCAGCCCAACATCACCGACGGGATGCTGGAGAGCTGGGCCGTCGACCGGTTCCTCGGGTTCTCCTACCTCACCTGGATCGCCGTGGCCTGCGTGCTCGTGGGCTGGCTGATCCAGCGCTACACCCGGCTCGGTCGCTACGCCTTCGCCATCGGCGGCGCCGAGGAGGTGCTGTCGCTCTCCGGCGTCAACGTCGCCCCCTACAAGGTCGCCGTCTTCACGCTGGCCGGTGCGTTCTACGGCCTCGGCGGCGTCATGGTGACCAGCCAGCTCGGTGCCGGCCTGGTGCAGGCCGGCGACGGCTACGACTTCTCGGCGATCACGGCCGCCGTCGTGGGCGGCACCCTGCTCACCGGCGGCCGCGGCGGCGTACTGCACTCCGCTGTCGGCGTGCTCGTGATCATGGTGCTGACCAACGGTCTCGTGCAGATCGGCGTGAGCCCCTACTGGCAGGGCGGCGTCCAGGGCCTGATCGTCGTCGCGGCGGTCGCGGCCGCCGTACTCCCACAACGTCGCAGGAACCAGGTGGTCAAGTGA
- a CDS encoding ATP-binding cassette domain-containing protein, with the protein MSIALEVKGLVKHYPGVKALDGVDLVVRQHEVLGLAGENGAGKSTLLKALVGLVKPDAGDIFVRGERVRLRSVVDAADHGIGMVFQEQSLVPNLTAAENIVLGSEGPGVRRGVYRWEAMRRMAQEQLDKIGSDIDPLARTDSLSFAERQMVEIAKVLRIEQRSQHPPVIILDEPTSVLESKEIETLFRQVRRLREFASVVFVSHRLDEVLDVCDRVAVLRGGQSVGEVDASSAVPADLHRMMIGSTGSEDHYHDTAAQRPDEPLRPMLEVRGLSGKTFSDVDLDVRAGEIVGIVGVHGSGREDVCRALFGAEPTTAGEVTLDGKKLDLSNTRAACAAGIGYVPAERKIEGMVGPMSVAENMTLTKQKARCSGPLVSPKKQANVVDRWIERLSIRTPHRGTAIQRLSGGNQQKVVLARWLVGGDIRLLLLDHPTRGLDIGARSEVYRLMRELAKTGVATVLLADSLEEAIGMADRIIVMSDGRVTTEVGCPSGDKPTPLDLVKEMV; encoded by the coding sequence GTGAGCATCGCGCTGGAGGTCAAGGGCCTCGTCAAGCACTACCCGGGCGTCAAGGCCCTCGACGGCGTCGACCTGGTCGTGCGCCAGCACGAGGTGCTCGGCCTCGCCGGCGAGAACGGCGCCGGGAAGTCGACCCTGCTGAAGGCGCTCGTCGGCCTCGTGAAGCCCGACGCTGGCGACATCTTCGTGCGCGGCGAGCGGGTGCGGCTGCGCAGCGTCGTCGACGCCGCCGACCACGGCATCGGCATGGTGTTCCAGGAGCAGTCGCTCGTGCCCAACCTCACCGCCGCCGAGAACATCGTGCTCGGCTCCGAGGGTCCGGGCGTACGGCGCGGCGTCTACCGCTGGGAAGCGATGCGACGGATGGCGCAGGAGCAGCTCGACAAGATCGGCTCCGACATCGACCCGCTGGCGCGCACCGACTCGCTCTCCTTCGCCGAGCGGCAGATGGTCGAGATCGCGAAGGTGCTGCGCATCGAGCAGCGCAGCCAGCACCCGCCGGTGATCATCCTCGACGAGCCGACCTCGGTGCTCGAGTCGAAGGAGATCGAGACCCTCTTCCGCCAGGTGCGCCGCCTCCGCGAGTTCGCCTCGGTCGTCTTCGTCTCCCACCGTCTCGACGAGGTGCTCGACGTGTGCGACCGGGTCGCGGTGCTCCGCGGCGGCCAGTCGGTCGGTGAGGTCGATGCTTCGAGCGCGGTGCCGGCCGACCTGCACCGGATGATGATCGGGTCGACCGGGTCGGAGGACCACTACCACGACACGGCCGCGCAGCGGCCCGACGAGCCGCTGCGGCCGATGCTCGAGGTGCGCGGCCTGTCGGGCAAGACGTTCAGCGACGTCGACCTCGACGTGCGCGCCGGCGAGATCGTCGGCATCGTCGGCGTCCACGGCTCCGGCCGCGAGGACGTCTGCCGCGCGCTGTTCGGCGCCGAGCCGACGACCGCGGGCGAGGTCACGCTCGACGGCAAGAAGCTCGACCTGTCCAACACCCGCGCCGCGTGCGCCGCCGGCATCGGCTACGTGCCGGCCGAGCGCAAGATCGAGGGCATGGTCGGGCCGATGTCCGTCGCCGAGAACATGACCCTCACCAAGCAGAAGGCCCGCTGCTCCGGCCCGCTGGTGTCGCCCAAGAAGCAGGCCAACGTCGTCGACCGCTGGATCGAGCGACTGTCGATCCGTACGCCGCACCGGGGCACCGCGATCCAGCGGCTCTCCGGCGGCAACCAGCAGAAGGTCGTGCTGGCGCGCTGGCTGGTGGGCGGCGACATCCGGCTGCTGCTGCTCGACCACCCGACCCGCGGCCTCGACATCGGCGCCCGCTCGGAGGTCTACCGGCTGATGCGCGAGCTCGCGAAGACCGGCGTCGCCACCGTCCTCCTCGCCGACAGCCTCGAGGAGGCGATCGGCATGGCCGACCGGATCATCGTGATGAGTGACGGCCGGGTGACCACCGAGGTCGGCTGCCCCTCGGGCGACAAGCCGACGCCCCTCGACCTCGTCAAGGAGATGGTCTGA
- a CDS encoding ABC transporter permease — MTTPVIATPDVAVGAGPGAPTVRQRLTSFMPVIALVALLAALTIVDPDFLTQRSLTAAARTSSPLIVLAAGATLVVLCGGIDLSIAALASLSTVFFALWLPDLGTLTTPAVIAVAGAFGAVQGIAHVVLRIPSFIVTLGGMSIFSAVALVVSDAGPVRVADRDATSWLSMYVAGYVPVAFAVAIVVVAVIALVLRATPLQSWITATGYSESAARLAGTPVDLVKVGAFTVSGACAGLAAIMLVSRNFSGSPTMADNLLLPAVAAIVVGGTAITGGHGSLWRSLAGALVVTLLRVGLPIVGVPSAYEQILYGAIIVAAVALTLDRSKVLTIK; from the coding sequence ATGACGACCCCCGTCATCGCCACGCCCGACGTGGCGGTCGGCGCCGGCCCGGGCGCCCCGACCGTCCGGCAGCGGCTCACGTCGTTCATGCCGGTCATCGCGCTGGTGGCGCTGCTCGCGGCGCTCACCATCGTCGACCCGGACTTCCTGACCCAGCGCAGCCTGACCGCCGCGGCGCGGACCTCGTCGCCGCTGATCGTGCTCGCCGCGGGCGCGACGCTGGTCGTGCTCTGCGGCGGCATCGACCTGTCCATCGCGGCCCTGGCGTCGCTCTCGACGGTCTTCTTCGCGCTGTGGCTGCCGGACCTCGGCACGCTGACGACCCCTGCCGTGATCGCGGTCGCGGGCGCCTTCGGTGCCGTGCAGGGCATCGCCCACGTGGTGCTGCGGATCCCGTCGTTCATCGTGACGCTCGGCGGGATGAGCATCTTCTCCGCCGTCGCCCTCGTCGTCTCCGACGCCGGGCCGGTGCGGGTGGCCGACCGCGACGCCACCTCCTGGCTCTCGATGTACGTCGCCGGCTACGTCCCCGTGGCGTTCGCGGTCGCGATCGTCGTGGTCGCCGTGATCGCGCTGGTGCTGCGGGCCACGCCGCTCCAGAGCTGGATCACCGCGACCGGCTACTCCGAGTCCGCCGCCCGTCTCGCCGGCACGCCGGTCGACCTGGTCAAGGTGGGCGCATTCACCGTCTCGGGCGCGTGTGCCGGCCTCGCCGCGATCATGCTCGTCTCGCGCAACTTCAGCGGCAGCCCGACCATGGCCGACAACCTGCTGCTGCCCGCCGTCGCCGCCATCGTCGTCGGCGGCACCGCGATCACCGGCGGCCACGGCAGCCTCTGGCGCAGCCTCGCCGGCGCCCTCGTCGTCACGCTCCTGCGCGTGGGGCTCCCGATCGTGGGCGTGCCGTCGGCGTACGAGCAGATCCTCTACGGCGCGATCATCGTCGCCGCCGTCGCCCTGACCCTCGACCGCTCGAAGGTGCTGACCATCAAGTAG
- a CDS encoding sugar ABC transporter substrate-binding protein has protein sequence MTRMTRPASALIGLSLAALAFTACSESATGSGGDDAAGGCDPSDVQLLGQVRNESNPYEAAWLDGGDAFAESVGLTQERLTYDGDSTKQQDQIAQRLAGDTECLVMNILPNGDSDTPPIVEGAEEAGAYLVTQWNKPADMNPADYDYWVSHITYNGVESGKQIGDALAEAIGGEGGIIALQGVLDTAAAKDRFAGLEESLAENTGMTLLDDQTANFSRAEALEVTKTLLTKHGDDIKGIWAANDDMALGALEALQQAGREGEVAVVGIDAVPDALTAIQDGSMTATVSSDGPWQGGVGLAIGYCAAIGEIDVDEIDEEHRAFYAEQFLITEDNVAEFTTPETDPADFECDNVFDRAVGPLS, from the coding sequence ATGACCCGCATGACCCGACCCGCCTCCGCCCTGATCGGCTTGTCCCTGGCGGCCCTCGCGTTCACCGCCTGCAGCGAGAGCGCCACCGGCTCCGGGGGCGACGACGCGGCGGGCGGCTGCGACCCCTCCGACGTCCAGCTGCTCGGACAGGTCCGCAACGAGTCCAACCCCTACGAGGCGGCCTGGCTCGACGGCGGCGACGCGTTCGCCGAGTCCGTCGGGCTGACCCAGGAGCGGCTCACCTACGACGGCGACTCCACCAAGCAGCAGGACCAGATCGCGCAGCGCCTCGCCGGCGACACCGAGTGCCTGGTCATGAACATCCTGCCCAACGGCGACTCCGACACCCCGCCGATCGTCGAGGGCGCCGAGGAGGCCGGGGCCTACCTGGTCACCCAGTGGAACAAGCCGGCCGACATGAACCCCGCCGACTACGACTACTGGGTCAGCCACATCACCTACAACGGCGTGGAGTCGGGCAAGCAGATCGGCGACGCGCTGGCCGAGGCGATCGGCGGCGAGGGCGGCATCATCGCGCTCCAGGGCGTGCTCGACACCGCGGCGGCCAAGGACCGGTTCGCCGGCCTCGAGGAGTCGCTCGCCGAGAACACCGGCATGACGCTGCTCGACGACCAGACCGCGAACTTCTCGCGGGCCGAGGCGCTCGAGGTCACCAAGACCCTGCTCACCAAGCACGGCGACGACATCAAGGGCATCTGGGCGGCCAACGACGACATGGCGCTCGGCGCGCTCGAGGCGCTCCAGCAGGCCGGCCGGGAGGGTGAGGTCGCCGTCGTCGGCATCGACGCCGTGCCCGACGCGCTCACCGCGATCCAGGACGGCAGCATGACCGCCACCGTCTCCAGCGACGGCCCCTGGCAGGGCGGCGTCGGCCTCGCCATCGGCTACTGCGCCGCGATCGGCGAGATCGACGTCGACGAGATCGACGAGGAGCACCGGGCCTTCTACGCCGAGCAGTTCCTGATCACCGAGGACAACGTCGCCGAGTTCACGACGCCGGAGACCGACCCGGCCGACTTCGAGTGCGACAACGTCTTCGACCGCGCAGTGGGTCCCCTGTCGTGA
- a CDS encoding aldehyde dehydrogenase family protein — MTTTVSNDAALLPAVRSFLSSPKQLLIAGDWVDAADGKTFGTINPSSEEELVRVSQASATDVDRAVKAARTAFEAGSPWSKMSPRERSHLLWRIGDLIDERAEEFAQLESLDNGKSLASARGDVGVAAELFRYFAGWATKMEGTTIPMSVPGRDFHAYTRREPIGVVAGIVPWNFPLTMACFKVIPAITAGNTVVLKPAEQTPLTALRLGELLLEAGVPAGVVNVLPGYGDAGAALVDHAGVDKVAFTGSTEVGKKIAAGASKNLKKVSLELGGKAPNIIFDDADLDAAIAGAALAGYFNEGQCCVNGSRLYVQRGVFDQVVEGVAAAAKAITVGDAFDPATTMGPLVSQEQHEKVMGYVRGAVADGATLTAGSPDPAKDRGYFFSPTLITDVTEDMAVQTDEIFGPVITAIPFDTEDEVVAAANNTVYGLAAGVWSKDLGTAHRVGGKLRAGTVWLNTWHADDVTLPRGGYKQSGWGRELGSFGLDDYTELKTVIAELR; from the coding sequence ATGACCACCACCGTCAGCAACGATGCCGCCCTCCTCCCCGCCGTCCGCTCCTTCCTCTCCTCGCCCAAGCAGCTGCTGATCGCCGGCGACTGGGTCGACGCCGCCGACGGCAAGACGTTCGGCACCATCAACCCGTCCAGCGAGGAGGAGCTGGTCCGGGTCTCCCAGGCGTCTGCCACCGACGTGGACCGCGCCGTGAAGGCCGCGCGCACCGCGTTCGAGGCCGGCTCGCCGTGGTCGAAGATGAGCCCGCGCGAGCGCTCGCACCTGCTGTGGCGCATCGGCGACCTCATCGACGAGCGCGCCGAGGAGTTCGCCCAGCTCGAGTCGCTCGACAACGGCAAGAGCCTCGCGTCCGCCCGCGGCGACGTGGGCGTGGCCGCCGAGCTGTTCCGCTACTTCGCCGGGTGGGCCACCAAGATGGAGGGCACCACGATCCCGATGTCGGTGCCCGGGCGCGACTTCCACGCCTACACCCGGCGCGAGCCGATCGGCGTCGTCGCCGGCATCGTGCCGTGGAACTTCCCGCTGACCATGGCCTGCTTCAAGGTCATCCCGGCGATCACCGCTGGCAACACGGTGGTGCTCAAGCCCGCCGAGCAGACGCCGCTGACCGCGCTCCGGCTCGGTGAGCTGCTGCTCGAGGCCGGCGTGCCCGCAGGCGTCGTCAACGTGCTGCCCGGGTACGGCGACGCGGGCGCCGCGCTGGTCGACCACGCCGGCGTCGACAAGGTCGCCTTCACCGGCAGCACCGAGGTCGGCAAGAAGATCGCGGCCGGCGCCTCGAAGAACCTGAAGAAGGTCTCGCTCGAGCTCGGCGGCAAGGCGCCCAACATCATCTTCGACGACGCCGACCTCGACGCGGCGATCGCGGGCGCGGCCCTCGCCGGCTACTTCAACGAGGGCCAGTGCTGCGTCAACGGCTCGCGCCTCTACGTGCAGCGCGGGGTCTTCGACCAGGTGGTCGAGGGCGTCGCCGCGGCGGCGAAGGCGATCACCGTCGGCGACGCGTTCGACCCCGCCACGACGATGGGCCCGCTGGTCTCCCAGGAGCAGCACGAGAAGGTGATGGGCTACGTCCGCGGCGCCGTCGCCGACGGCGCGACCCTGACCGCCGGCAGCCCCGACCCGGCCAAGGACCGCGGCTACTTCTTCTCCCCGACGCTCATCACCGACGTCACCGAGGACATGGCCGTGCAGACCGACGAGATCTTCGGCCCCGTCATCACCGCCATCCCGTTCGACACCGAGGACGAGGTCGTCGCCGCGGCCAACAACACCGTCTACGGTCTCGCCGCCGGCGTGTGGTCCAAGGACCTCGGCACGGCCCACCGCGTGGGCGGCAAGCTCCGCGCCGGCACGGTGTGGCTCAACACTTGGCACGCCGACGACGTCACCCTGCCGCGCGGTGGCTACAAGCAGTCCGGATGGGGCCGTGAGCTCGGCTCGTTCGGCCTCGACGACTACACCGAGCTCAAGACGGTCATCGCCGAGCTGCGATGA